Genomic DNA from Clostridium sp. BJN0013:
TGTATTGCAATTGGTGTTATACGGTTATGCAGCCTATAAAAGTCAATTTGCCGTTTTATTTTTGGCTCCATTTTTTGCCATGGTTTTAAAAGGAGGGATAAAGAGAACCTTTATAGAAAAAATGATGCTTTTGTCTATAGTAGTAGGTCTTGTTGCATTTTATTTTAAAAAATTATCCATATATCTTCTCATAATTATAAGAATATTTTTATTTCCCCCATTAATAGCCTTGGAGTATTATGATTTTTTCTGGATGTATCCTAAGATGTTATTATCCCACAGTATATTTGGTGGCTTCTTCAAAAATATATATAATATGGATCCCAACTTTTATATGGGAACAGTATATTATGGAAGATCAGATATGAGATTAAATGTAACCTGGTATGGAGATGCATATATGAATTTTGGCCTTATAGGAGTAATTTTATTTGCCATACTTTTGTATTTTATAATGATAGTTATAAAATCTGTAGAAAATAAAAATATATTTTTAGTATCTGCACTGCTTTTTGGAGGTGTAATGGCATTATTCAATGGACCTATATTGACTACTCTACTTACTAATGGACTGGGACTTGGATTACTTCTGGCATATCTGATGCCTGAAAAAATATAATCGTCTCTTCAATTGTGAATCGTGAACTGTGAATCGTGAATTGTAATAAAAGGTGGTAAATTATTATGAAAAAATATTATAAAGATATGGATATAGCCAGGGGAATAGGTATATTTTTAGTGGTTCTTGGACATTCTTTTCCCGATGCGCAATTTAACGGAAGTGTTTTTTATGCTTACATATATAGACTTATATATTCATTCCACATGCCCTTGTTTTTTATTATATCAGGTTTCTTTGCCTATAAAATATATGAAATAAGCACTTTAAAAAGTTATGGTAGGTTTGTTTATAGCAAATTTAAAAGACTTATGATTCCTTATATTTCCGTATCTTTGATTGCAGTGCCTATAAAGCTGTATATGAATAATTATGCTGCAAGGCCTATAAAATTAAATGATTTAATAATAAATATAATATTTTATCCCTTGGATATTCCTATACAATATTTTTGGTTTATATACACCTTGTTTTTTATATTTGTAGTGGCACCTTTATTTAAAAAACTGCCTATAAATATAACACTTGCAATAACCTTAATATTGAACCTACTTTTTACCAAACAAATAGGCTTTATGTATATCTATGGGGTAATCCACTATTTATTTTATTTTTTCTTTGGAATCTATTTAAACAGTACATATAAAAACTGGGGGAATATTAAAAATAAACAGATAATAATTGTAACATTTTCTATAATTATTATAGTTTTAAATCTATTTCAGCCTACAAGGAAAATATATCCTTACTACAATTTAATTACTTCTCTTGTGGGAAGCGGGATATTTTTAATGCTGTCAAATTTAATAGTAAATGGTTCTGTAGGAGAACTATTCAAGAATATAGGAAAATACAGTTATGATATTTATCTATTATCCTGGTTTTTTCAAACTGGATTTAGAGTAGTAACTTATCAAGTGTTGGGCTTTAATTACAATATAGTAATTCTTATAATGTTCCTAGTAGGATTTTTCCCTATAATGATGTCTATGTATATTTTCAATAAAAGTCCATTGCTAAGTAAAATATTTTTAGGACATAAATGAAGAATTAGTTATTAATTGTTGACTAAATACTAGGATTATTAACTCATTGTATATGAAATTAATTAGTGATAAAATACTTAAAGATAGAATCTATTGTCTTTAAATATGTAAAAATACTGTTAAATAATGTTGCAGGAAGATTATTTGGAGGAAAACATGAAAAAAGATAAACTTGTTAAAGCTGCTGGAGTAGTAATGGTGATTTCAATGGCAAGCAGAGTAATGGGATTTGTAAGAGATGTACTTATTGCCAGTGCCTTTGGCGCATCTAATAGTTCAGATGCATATTTTATGTCACTTACAATACCTAATCTACTGTTTAATTTATTTGGGCTTGCCATTACTACTACTTTTATTCCTCTACTTAGTGAAAGTTATAATAAAGAAGGCAAAAAGGGAATGTTCAAATTTGCTAATTCTATAATGAATATTCTCATGTTAATTTCAATTGTTTTATGCATCCTGGGATGGATATTTACCAAAGAGATAGTGGGTGTTATTGCACCAGGCTTTACAGGGGAAAGGTATACTTTAGTTATATTCTTAACTAAAATAAGTATGATAAATATATTATTTTTGAGTCTAAACAGCGGTTATACTGCGGTGCTTCAAACACTAGATGATTTTATTGCACCGGCACTGGTTGGTATAGTGATGAACATACCTATAATAACATACATATTAATTGGAAATCACCATGGAATCGTAGGACTTACTGTAGCTACAATGCTTGGAAATGGACTTCAGATAGTAATACAAATTCCCTGGCTTATAAAAAATAAATATAAATATAGTTTTAAAATAGATTTTAAAGATACGAAGATAAAAAAAATGCTTATGCTTATTGCACCGGTTATTATAGGAACGGGAGTTAATCAGGTAAATGAAGTAGTCCAAAAGAGAATGGCTTCTGGCCTTGCAGTGGGAAGTATAGTAGCTCTGGATTATGCCAATAAATTGAATATGCTTGTATATTTTACTTTTGCATCTGCTATAGTTACAGTAATGTTTCCTTCTCTATCTAGAAGTGGAAATCTGAAAAAAT
This window encodes:
- a CDS encoding acyltransferase family protein → MKKYYKDMDIARGIGIFLVVLGHSFPDAQFNGSVFYAYIYRLIYSFHMPLFFIISGFFAYKIYEISTLKSYGRFVYSKFKRLMIPYISVSLIAVPIKLYMNNYAARPIKLNDLIINIIFYPLDIPIQYFWFIYTLFFIFVVAPLFKKLPINITLAITLILNLLFTKQIGFMYIYGVIHYLFYFFFGIYLNSTYKNWGNIKNKQIIIVTFSIIIIVLNLFQPTRKIYPYYNLITSLVGSGIFLMLSNLIVNGSVGELFKNIGKYSYDIYLLSWFFQTGFRVVTYQVLGFNYNIVILIMFLVGFFPIMMSMYIFNKSPLLSKIFLGHK
- the murJ gene encoding murein biosynthesis integral membrane protein MurJ; its protein translation is MKKDKLVKAAGVVMVISMASRVMGFVRDVLIASAFGASNSSDAYFMSLTIPNLLFNLFGLAITTTFIPLLSESYNKEGKKGMFKFANSIMNILMLISIVLCILGWIFTKEIVGVIAPGFTGERYTLVIFLTKISMINILFLSLNSGYTAVLQTLDDFIAPALVGIVMNIPIITYILIGNHHGIVGLTVATMLGNGLQIVIQIPWLIKNKYKYSFKIDFKDTKIKKMLMLIAPVIIGTGVNQVNEVVQKRMASGLAVGSIVALDYANKLNMLVYFTFASAIVTVMFPSLSRSGNLKKYDEFKEHISSAVNNINIIVIPAIIGLLVLRIPIISVLFMHGAFNEKAVNMTAEALSFLISGLVFWGIRDIFNRSFYAIQDTTTPMINGAIGVGVNIIMSIVLVTKMGIGGLTLATTISAFVSCVLLVKDLRKKIGNINGLSMLKCGIKILTSGVTMGVVIFFINDYLGQFLIGFKGQIIIILVSIVVGVLVYVAMLLLLKVNELKTIIDLIKRKFKRSQCV